TCTGAAGAAACAGAAATCCAAAAAACCAAATCCTAGGCGACGACgaagagaaagaaggaaaaaagaagaaaggggaaaaaatgGTGTCTTACGTAAGCGTGTTGTTGTACGGAGTGGGAGGGATAGTGGTGGCCGGGATGGCGTTGCTGGTAGCGTTTCAAGAGAAGCTCGTTTACGTTCCGGTTTTGCCGGGTCTAACTAAGTCTTACCCGATAACGCCGGCCCGACTCCGGCTCGTCTACGAGGACGTTTGGCTCAGATCCTCGGACGGAATCCGACTCCATTCTTggttcatcaagctcttccctgAGTGTCGAGGTCACTCTCACTGTCTTACTCCCGATCCGCCTTCTTTTTagcgtttttattttttttgttacgttttttttaattgaattatagtaattCTGCTGGTTTTAGTTGTCTTTAAGGAGATTAGGGATTAGGATTTGGTTTTCGGTTTGAATTTTTGGAGCTAGTGTTTTTTTGCTGGTTTAAGACTGTTTAGTTGAATGCTGATTTTTGGttaagatttttcattttttggataagaattttattgtttgatttgttttttgtttgaaaGGTTATGTTCTCTTGACTATTAGACTGTCTATTTTGCGCTTTTATCCTTGTTTCTGCTCTATTTTGAACTTTGAATAATGAAAATAGGATGATTGAAACAAATAGGGTTTAGTTGAATTAAGTGAGAGCTGAAGTAATTCTTGAGATTAAGAGtatgaacttttttttaaaagtaggTGAAAATTTGTGGGAGACATGCGAATTGTTTGATTGATGTAGTGTGATGATTGTGATTATGAATAGTGTATCTGTTTTTAGTCCAATTGGTAAGAGTCAGATATGAATGTCATAACTGATGTGTTTCTATTTGTTTTGGGCTAGACACTTGATTTGGCTATTACATGTATCTGAAAGTTTTGGTAAAAGTTTGTCAGATCTTgtgagaaaatgaaaatgaaaacgtaACCGAGCATTCACAATCATATGCTAAGATGTTGTCTTGTAACATATTGTGGTATGTTGGTGTTCTGTGATTCAGATCGCAATACCATCTCATTTCTTAGAAAGTAGTTCTTTTGGTTTTGCAGGCCCAACCATCCTGTTTTTTCAAGAGAATGCTGGAAGTATCCTTTTCATCAGCTTTAATGTCTgcattataattttcatttctcattttagtGTATTcaaattggaaaaatatttttctcttctGAAATACAAGGTCCTTGGGCAACCTTGACCACTGATCTGCAGACATTGCTCACCGTCTGGAAATGGTACGCATAATGCTGCAGAGGTTACAGTGCAATGTCTTCATGCTATCATATCGAGGGTGCGTGTTCTAAACATCTAAATTGACGCTTCTCTGTTTATGCTTTCTTGTGTTTTTGGCACCACGACCTTGATTACTCCTAGTATATGACTTATCTACTTAATGAAGTTTAACACCCAATTGATCAAACAGTTATGGAGCAAGTGATGGTTATCCTTCTCAGCATGGAATTATTAACGATGCTCAGGTTGTGACTCTGTCAGTTCTTCTATACTAGATTCATAAAGCCACTACCTTACCAAACTAGCAATCTTAactgtttctttattttttttcatttaggctGCTCTGGATCATCTCTCCCAGCGGACTGATATTGACACAGATAGAATAGTGGTCTTTGGAAGATCACTTGGGGGTGCTGTTGGATCAGTACTCACCAAAAACAATCCTGATAAGGTAtttctcttgtaattatttcatttagttttcttCCTTCCTGAGAGTAAAGAGATTAGAATCAGAAACTACACTATTGTGATACAGTAGTTCAAACTCATGCTGGAAAGATGATCAACATACTGTTTTCATCTGTTTTGCTTGTTGGAAAATTGCCTGGTTAAACTTCAGATTTGTCTGCTTTCACATGACATGACTGTATCAATAGAATGgcaaaattttattacatttggCACATATACTTGTAAAACTTGTGGTCTGACTGGAGATGTTGAATCACTTGCGGCTTACACATAGATTTGTATCAATGTTCACGAGCCGGAGAAAGATGATGTAGTGTAGAGTTAGTTTCAAAGGATGATGAGAGAACTGGAAAAATGCAGTTGTGTAACGCATTGAATGAGACTACTGTTTTTCTGGGCTGTGCAGATGCGTTACAGATATTTTAGTTCACTAAATTAGcatttaattttcatctatttggACTGTTATATTCCCAAGTTGATTActattgtttatttgtttcatgcTGCGTGGTGTGGATTTCTTCCACTCATGTGATCATGTTGCTCTAATTTCTACGGTTCATCTTTCATGGTAGAAGGCATTTCTACAATCAATTTGTGCATTTGTTTGCTAGACTCAgctacaaatattttattatttctgcTCCTAATATATATTATCTGTTTTAGGTTATATTAAGTATGTCATTTCTTGGTTTGCCTTTACATTCCAGGTTGCTGCATTGATATTAGAAAACACTTTCACATCTATTCTTGACATGGCTGGAGTTTTATTGCCTTTCCTGAAGTGGGTTATTGGAGGCCCGGGTACCAAAGGTCCcaaaattcttaattttcttgTCCGTTCGCCATGGAGTACCATTGACATCATTGGGCAGGTACACGTTGATTGGAAATTTGACTTCACTTCCTGAATCTTTAAGACTATTAGTGGCATATATATGATGAAAAATCTCCTATTACATATATGTAGCCTATCTGAGTCAACTGTGAAGGAGATAGTTCCTTAGTTTGAAAGAAACTGTTTAGACATTTATCCTTATGCTTATCTGTCTATTAGATGCTAGGGAGTAAAATAAGTTTAGGTTCAAGATAATTTTGTACCTACAGTTGGCATTTTTgacatatttgaattttccaAATGTATCTGTAACTAGGGAAACAGGGAGATGATGCTTGTTCTACCTTGTTTGTGTATGGCACTCGATCACCTCATTAGTTGATACATCTTTTGTCATTTTGAACATTACATCTGTAGGTCAAGCAGCCTATCCTTTTTCTTTCTGGATTGCAAGACGAAATGGTTCCACCATCCCATATGCAAATGCTGTATGCTAAAGCAGCTGCTCGTAACAGGCAATGCATTTTTGTAGAATTCCCTACTGGCATGCACATGGACACTTGGTTATCTGGCGGTGATCACTACTGGAGAACAATTCAGCAGTTTTTCGAAAAACATGTGCCGAAAACTGGATATGATATTGGTAATTAACCTTTTTCCCAATGTAACTATCGCTGGATGATATTTGACAGGATTAACCTTTTTGCCTCtagatgatatttatttttcctcctctATCTCTTGCATTATAAATTTGTCTGCTTAAGCTCGAATTTGCCTCCGAGCCTAGCAGCACCTTGTGAACAACCTAGTTTCTGCATCTTGTTGATTGTCTTGTAAAAATATACTACCGTTGGAAGCATTTCTTAATGTCATGACACTAAGGCTACATTGTTTAATATTATATTCAACGGTGAACATTTCCACATCAGATCTTTAAATGCCTTCTTTCTGGTACATTTGGAGGGCAAATCTGAATATAGAAATTAGAAACAAAACAACACACCTATATAACTGTGCTTCATTTTCACTGTTCTCTTCCTCTTTtgcttatctttttttttttttttttgcttatataTGGAGTAGCCGGAACTGCCAATAGAATGTTAACTACTCGTTACTTTCCTTTCTATGCGACCCCTTCCCCCTCGCCCgtcttttttttatctttttgattGGTGCCTGATGTTGCTTTCAGATTCCCAGAGGAGAGGTGACTAGCAGGCGTGCAATCTTTTGGGATTTTATTATTTGGCTCACACACCCTGGATCTCAAACTTTTGTCCCTTTTCTTTTGAAGCTGCAGCTGGTAGAAGCACTCTATAAACATACACCCCGCTGTTGTCGTCTTTCATTGTCTCcacgattttttttcttcttttactggCATACGAAACATAAGCTGATTAAAAGCGATAAAGAGAAAGAACGCGAATTCCCGTTTAGTATACCGTATGACTGACTTTGAGGAACAATCGTGTAATACCATCCCGATTCTGCTGGTTCCTTTTGTATGAAATAAGAAAACTattataaggaaaaaaaaaaaagggttgcAGATGTATGGTTGGTGCTGATATGTTTGATCTATTTGcatctctgttttttttttgtatgggGCAATTTGGTCTTTTAGGTGTTTCAGCATTTGTTTTGACAATTTAGGTTGTTTATGTGaacttttttctctttttctgtTTGTCTTCAATGGTAATTTTGAACTGTTAGTTTATATGAAACTGTTGTGGCAACTCCAAATCTCTTTCACTTTTTGCGAGACAATCAAAAAAGATGCTTCCAACTATGAAAATGAAGCACAGTTAAAATCTTATGCCAATCAGTACAAGTCGGTATGCATTGGTATAGATCTATAGATCAAAGCGAATTAAAACGCACCGAGATGATTAAGGGCCagtttttcattgtttaaaaaaaatatttttgactttaaaagtacttttgaaagaaaagctgtGAAGAGTAAGTTgcttttggttgaaatttttagcttttcagaaatactttttaaaagtaattttgaaaatgagagctaaaaattttaactttttttctcccaaaagcacttttagtgcttaattactttttcaccctttcaataacataatatttttctttttttttcttggtgtttaattacaattgtgttaaaatcattaataaaaaataaaaaatatttttaaaatactaattacaaatatttaaatatttaaaatatagtttatatattctaattaaattttataaataattaatatttattgcttaaaatatttacaatttatattttatatattaaaatattaacaagaagttataataatttttttatattattactaaaatataataatattaactaatttaaatattatttaaatgcatatttggtacttgataataacatgtctaaaatggacactttatttctcaaaagcactttttgatagcaatgctaaacactcaaattttaagccaaacttttcaaaagcacctctcaaaatcactttttcacagcacttttcaaaagcaacgAAAAATTAGCCTTAAAACTTATAGAAATTtacattgaaataaaaataaaaatttaatgtttcgATTATTATCGGAATAAGACATTTTGGTCATATGAGCGGTATTGGTGCAGAATTGACTTTTTTTACCATGAGACCTTAGAttgaaacaacaaaaagaaaagtattAATGGATTAGGGTCTCATCTTGTAAgcaaattattattaaactattctattaaaaaaatcaaatttaattcaattattgttgataaagtttaaatttaacttGTTGAGAATTAAATTCGAgtattttaattcttaattatttgaaatttagtaaagtataaataattaaatgaaaacgaAATACATTAAAcgaaacaaaacttaaatgaattaaattcaatttaacctAAGTTAtctccaaattttaatttattttaaaatttaaaatttaaacgaaTCTCTCAATTGAATATTAATTCGACATGTAAAACCTATAATTAcatcattcaaaaaaaaacattcaaacgaCTCCGcaaatattattgtataaacATGCATACCCACTAGATCCTTAAACGTGGCAAGGGTTCAACCAAACAACTTACGCCACGTGTACTACAAAAGGTCCTTTTCATCCATGTCAGAGTTCTAGGCATTCCCCCCTTATCTCAAAAGagcaaaacaaaattgaaacccaCAAAATCTATCTGAcctttaattataataaacaattattaattaaaaagaaaaattatactaaataaactaatttttttgtttttttttatccaaCTGCTCTCTGCtaaaatactatttattttCAGTGTTACCTTCCTGTCTTCTGATAtggttttttgttgttttcaaaatttgaatcacAACAACACTGTGTAGagattttcgttttttttttattatttcgtctctctccttttgttttttttctcgtTAAAACTCACTCCTTtgtttccttctcttttttttactcaaaaaagtGTACGGAGAATGGACGGAGGAACACTGCATAGCCTCAGAACAGTAGAGGAAGTCTTTAAGGATTTCAAAGGCCGCCGTGCAGGAATCATCAAAGCCTTAACCGCCGGTCTCTTCGTCTTCTCCTCCTCTGAGTTCTTTTTAGGGTTacttttttttctatgtttattttatttatagctTGTTTTATGTTAACGCAGTCTAATcttctgtgttttttttttctattttgttttcgGTCGCAGATGTTGGAGAATTTTTTGAACAGTGCGATCCtggttagttttttttttttttttacttgcttGAAAGTTGCACAttcaaaatttatgtttgttaCGTTATGATTGTTGGACGTAATGATTAAATTAGCATGTACctcaaatcaatttatttattttcctaatGAGGTGTTGTAGTATCCCTGAATTTTGCTAAATCTAGATGTAATTTGTCTAGTTAATGAAGCAAATAGATCACTTATTTGTGGTTGTTTAAGTTTAAATCCTGTGATCGGAACTTAGATTTGATTGAAACAACTTAATTCATTTCCTTGTCCAGCATTTTATACAACTTCCTTTATGCTCTATCGTTTGTTTTGAAACATGGATTTGAAATGTATAACCTCTCAATCTCCAAACCAatagttttatttgtttctcttggTAATATGACTTTcagtaatttgattatatatgagTACGTTAATGGTTGATTTCGTCCGTTCTTGATGGTTGTTTTCTGTTTAGTATTACGTTGTTAGTGATTTGCCAAACTTACTTAAGAATGGATGTGATTACCCTGTTTCTCTATTATGTCTACTTGGGATTTCGTTCGACCGACATTGTGTTTTTCAGAGAAGGAGAATCTTTGCTTGTATGGACTTCCTACTGAACAGTGGGAAGTTACTTTACCTGCTGAGGAAGTGCCTCCCGAGCTTCCGGAGCCCGCATTGGGTATTAACTTTGCTAGAGACGGGATGCAAGAAAAGGACTGGTTGGCACTTGTTGCTGTTCATAGTGATGCGTGGTTACTAGCAGTGGCTCACTATTTTGGTGCTAGGTTTGGTTTTGATAAAGCTGACAGGTATAATTTCCCCCCTTCTCTGCTGCATAACTCCAGGGAGAAATTAATAATGCTTGGTGGACTGTATGCTTAATCAACTTTATTTTAACTGTAAGCTTTTCATGTAGCCATTATGTCTCATCCTTCTTGTTGAGTCATCATGTCATGTGGGGGATCAAGTATTTAAATGTTTCACTGGATATAAGTGCATTTAAGCATGTTGTGCACATCATTTTTCACCTCGGGTTCTGATAGGTCATATCCTTTAGATGAATGGTTAAGGACATGTGAGTTAATGCTGGACATGCACATGAAGCTTGGAAACAGATATCCATAAATTAAGTGAAATTTATTgcatacaatttttttttatagagaAGTTTGAAAAGATTGACTGGAATTTTTAATTAAGGAAGAATGCTGCCATTTTTGTTGTAGATATTAATTTGTGAGTTAATTTGATGCAGGAAACGTCTCTTCACTATGATAAATGATCTCCCTACAATATTTGAAATCGTCTCTGGAAGTGCCAAGAAACAGACAAAGGAGAAGTCATCAGTTTCAAATCATAGCAGCAATAAATCCAAGTCCAGTGGAAAAGCTGTAAGTGgaacattttttattaaagttttccGATGGCTTAAGTAAAATATGATTATCAGTTAATAGTAATGGAAAAGAATAATGGCAATGTGTGGGATATCTTAAACTTCATAGTTCTGTTATATTGGTAGCCAAACCTTTTGTTCCTTATTTGGGCCAAACTTAGTTGAACATTCTTGAAAACCaaaacatttaatttcaaaGCTAATTATGTCATCTTATTCTGCAAATTATCCATAATGCGGACTTATCCAGTCTGTCAAGGCTGTTTTATCACATTATGATTCCTGAAGCTGGATTCCAACCCCCAGCTATGACAAGTTACTGACATTTTCAGTTAAATACATGTAATGAACTCAGCCAAGCGTACTTCTATCTATTTAGTATCAATTTTATGTGGAACTCTTTCAATTGATTCAGTGTTTATTACGTTCATTTTCATTTCTGCCCCACGTTATACACGGCTATTTCCTTTTTCACAGAGAGGGTCTGAATCTGCTAAATACTCAAAGAGCGTGCAACTCAAGGATGAGGAAGAGGGTTTGGacgaggaagaggaagaggagcACGGGGACACCTTGTGCGGCGCATGCGGAGAGAACTATGCTTCGGATGAGTTCTGGATTTGCTGCGACATATGTGAAAAGTGGTTCCATGGCAAATGCGTAAAGATCACCCCCGCCAGGGCCGAGCATATTAAGCAGTACAAGTGTCCCTCTTGCAGCAACAAGAGAGCACGACCTTGACCCCAAGGAAAATGCCAGTTCAATCAGGTTGTAATCTTTATCAGGGACTTTCAGTTGGATGTAAAGTATTAGTAGTTTCCCGGTGCTGAACATGTACTCTTGATTCCAGATTTCGGATATATAACTTTCACTCGCAGGAAAACTCGTTGCCAGATAAAGTAAAGACCGTGCTAGTTCATTTGCATCTCGATGGGTTAatcgttttctttttgttaGGCTATGTGTAGCATAGAATTTTCTCATTTTGGGAGGATCTGGTTTAGATGTTTTTGATAAACCCTTATCAGACATACATTCATATTTGACAATGTCACCCGTGTCTAGTAACAAAGAACTGAATGAAGGCAAAATTCGTGTCTTGAGTCCTGAGTTTGCTTTTAGATGGTTGTTCCAAAAGGACAATAAAATGTTATACAATGCTCAATATACCTATTCATAGGTTAGATTACCTGTTTTGGCTCAAAAGTTCGACTGAAATATGGCAAAAGTATTCCAGAAAATGAACTTGGAAAAAAtttgactaatttaaaata
The nucleotide sequence above comes from Gossypium raimondii isolate GPD5lz chromosome 13, ASM2569854v1, whole genome shotgun sequence. Encoded proteins:
- the LOC105783417 gene encoding alpha/beta hydrolase domain-containing protein WAV2 gives rise to the protein MVSYVSVLLYGVGGIVVAGMALLVAFQEKLVYVPVLPGLTKSYPITPARLRLVYEDVWLRSSDGIRLHSWFIKLFPECRGPTILFFQENAGNIAHRLEMVRIMLQRLQCNVFMLSYRGYGASDGYPSQHGIINDAQAALDHLSQRTDIDTDRIVVFGRSLGGAVGSVLTKNNPDKVAALILENTFTSILDMAGVLLPFLKWVIGGPGTKGPKILNFLVRSPWSTIDIIGQVKQPILFLSGLQDEMVPPSHMQMLYAKAAARNRQCIFVEFPTGMHMDTWLSGGDHYWRTIQQFFEKHVPKTGYDIDSQRRGD
- the LOC105783807 gene encoding PHD finger protein ALFIN-LIKE 4, producing the protein MDGGTLHSLRTVEEVFKDFKGRRAGIIKALTADVGEFFEQCDPEKENLCLYGLPTEQWEVTLPAEEVPPELPEPALGINFARDGMQEKDWLALVAVHSDAWLLAVAHYFGARFGFDKADRKRLFTMINDLPTIFEIVSGSAKKQTKEKSSVSNHSSNKSKSSGKARGSESAKYSKSVQLKDEEEGLDEEEEEEHGDTLCGACGENYASDEFWICCDICEKWFHGKCVKITPARAEHIKQYKCPSCSNKRARP